GCGGCCTCGTAGGCCGCGCCGAAGTGCTGGGAGGCGTCGTCGAACTCCGCGTCGCCCGGCAACGTCCGCGGGGGCCCCTCCTCCCGGACCTGTCGGATGACCTGCGCCGCCGTCGTCGTGACCGGCAACGGGACGTCTCGCAGGGCGACGTAGTCGGCCATGCCCTCCGCGAGCCACACTGGCAACCTCGACTCCGTGGCCCCCAGGGCGACGTGGGCCGCCTCGTGGCTGACGACCACCTGGGCTCCCAGCGGCTCCAGGGTCTCCATCCGGTCGGGGTTGAGGAAGACATGGGCGGACCTCCCCCTGTCCGTGTCCCCGTCCGGCGACGCCGTGACTCCGGCGACGTTCGCGAAGGTCCCCGGTTCGGCCGCGAGGGCACGGTCGAGTCCCGCTGCCGAGTCAGGTACCTCGACGACGAGCCCCGACCGCCAGCCCGGGACGACGCGCCGCACGACGACCACGGCGCGGCGGGTCATGCGGTGGTACCGAGCGACGTCCGAGGTGGCGAGCGTCAGGGCCGCACCCGTCCGGCGGACAGAGACCTCCGGCGCCATCCAGATCGGCAGCCGGCCCGCGGGCCCCCCGACGTCCGTGATCACGACATCGCCGCCGCGGGGGGCGAACCCGATCTCGACCTCGCTGGTCGACCTCTCGACGTCGAAGCCGCGGAAGCGCCAGGTGACACTCGCGACCGCTCGCCACTCCCCCTCCTCGTCCGCACCACCGAGCTCGTCGACGTAGCGCAGGTCGACATCGTCGACCGGGATCCCTCGGGCCGTCCGCACCAGGGTCGCCAGCGCCGCACCCGTCTCCTCGTCACCTCCGGCGGCGAGCTCCCGCGCGGCTGATGCGTCTCCGCCCCGCACGGCGTCGGTCAACCTCTTCAGGAGCGCGGCTGCCTCCGCCGGCCGGATGTCGCTGGCTGCGGGGCCGGGGGGTGGGGCGACGTACTCCTCGTCGCTCAGGAGCACCCACAGCGTGCCGGCCACGATCAGGGCCAGGAACGACGAGAGGCCGACCACCCACCTGCGTGAGTGACCGGCCTCGTGCGTCGGGGCGTCAGCCAGGGCGGACCGCACCCGTGTAGGGCATCGAGTGCAGGCCAGCGGTCTCCACGCCGGTCGAGGGGTTCGCGGCGTGGACGATCTGGCCGTTGCCGATGTAGATGCCGACGTGGCTGATCGGGTTGTAGTAGAAGACCAGGTCGCCCGGCTGCAGGGCGCTGGCCGCGACGCGCGGGCCGGAGCTGTACTGGGCGCTCGAGGAGTGCGGCAGGCTGACTCCGGCGGCTCCCCAGGCTCGCATGGTCAGGCCGGAGCAGTCGTAGGCGTCCGGACCGGCCGCCCCGTAGACATAAGCATCGCCCACCTGCGCGAGCGCGTAGTTGACCGCGACACCGGCGCGGCCGGAGACCGGGACGTCCGGGACCCGGGTCTGGCTGCGCGACGTCGTCAGCCGCTCGCGCTCCTCGGCCTCGAGCCGGCTGAGCACCTCCTTGGCCTCGGCGAGCTTCTCGTCGACGGTCTTCTTCTCGGCCGCGAGCTTCTTCTCGGCGGCGGCGATCTCGTCGAGCCGGCCGCGGGTGGCGCCCTCACGCAGGTGGAGTGCCTTGGCCTCGCGTGCGTAGGCGGAGAACAGCTGCGACTGGAGGTCGCTGTAGGAGGTCATCGTCGAGAGCTGGTCGAGGAAGGCACCGGGGTCCTCGCTGACGAAGACCTCGCTCACGGCCGACATGCTCTCGCCCTGGTACTGGCGGATGACCGAGTCGCGCACCTCCGTGCGCGCCGCCTCCAGCGCCCGGTCCTGGCGCTTCTGGTCGGCCTCGAGGGACGTGAGGTCGCGCTCGAGCTCGTCGAGCTCCAGCTTGATGTCGTGGTAACGCTCCTGGGCAGCCTCGGCCTCGTGGTAGAGGCGGTCGACCCGCTCCTTGACGTCCTCGATCTCGGGCTCGGCCTGTGCGGCGCCCGGGACGAGGCCCACAGCAGCGGCGAACGAGATGCCGAGCACGGCACTGATGAGTCGCTTCCGACCGTTGAACACGAGCGGGCGTTCTCCCTTGCGTCGTCGTACGCCTACCGGGTGAGCTGACGGGTTCGGGCACGACGTGCCCTACCCCTGCTCCTCGGACCGCTGCGCGCGGCCCGCCTCGCAGGCGATTCACCCCAGAGGTGGTGGGTCCCCGGCTCCGTACGGCCACTCCCCCGTGGCCTGGACTCGGCGCGGTGCCCGCGCGGATCCGGTCTGATCCACGGTCACGGACACCAGCGAGCACCCTAGTCAAGGTCCGGAGGTTCGGCCAAGTCCCCACCAAAAGTCGTGGCGTGTTGCGGAGCACGCTGTCGCACAGGCCACACGAGCCCCACGATTCACACGGCTGACACGCCCCGCTCCACGCTGGTCGAGCCTGTCGAGACCCACCCCGCCCACTCCGGTCGAGCCTGTCGAGACCACGACCGTCACGCCGACTCGATCTCCGGCCCCTCCACCGGTGTGACGAGCCGCAACGGCGGTACGAGGCCGCCCTCGGCCAGCACGCCGAGCGCTCGCTCCGCGTCGTCGTCGAGCGTGAGCTCGGGGGGTGGTCCGAGCAGCACGGTCACCACGCAGTCGTGGCACGCCAGGCCACGCACCACGCAGGTGTCGCAGTCGATTCGTGTCGTCATGAGACCGACGGTGACGACGACCCCTGACAGTTCCGGTCCGGAGTGACGTCCTCGGCGTGTCGTCAGTCGCCGTCGCCCTCGTCCGCGGCGTCCTTGCGGGCGACCGACTCGATCACGTCGCTGCGCCCGCACCAGCGGCAGGTCACGGACTCGACGCGCTCGTCGCGCACCTCGGTCTGCTCGACGACGTGCTCACCGGCCAGGTCGAAGTGCCAGAACTCCGTGGTACGCCGCAAGCGGCTCACGTCGAAGCGGGTCAGGTTGCCGCAACCGGAACAGCGCCACCGCTCGGTCGGGCCAGGAAGCCGGATGCTCACGCCGGTCACTCTAGGCCGCGCGTCCTCCCGGTCCCTGTCGGTGGCGGCGCCTAGCGTCCTCGACGTGAGCACGACGACGGTGGCGCGGTCACGGTGGGAAGCGCAACGGGGCTTCGACGAGCTGGGCAGACCGCTGCGCGACGTGACGTTCTGCGTCGTCGACCTGGAGACGACAGGAGGATCGGCTGCGGCAGGCTCCATGATCACGGAGGTCGGGGCCGTGAAGGTGCGAGCCGGTCGGGTCTTGGGCGAGTTCCAGACCCTCGTCAACCCCGGGTCCGACATCCCCGCCTTCATCGCCGTGCTGACCGGCATCACCAACTCGATGGTGGTCGACGCGCCGTCGATCGACTCCGTCCTGCCCGCCTTCCTCGAGTTCGCCGAGGGATGTGTGCTGGTTGCCCACAACGCACCCTTCGACGTCGGCTTCCTGCGTCACTTCGCCGAGCGCCAAGGACGCGCGTGGCCCGCCTTCGAGGTCGTCGACACGGCCAAGCTCGCCAGACGCGTCATCACGCGGGACGACGCCCCCAACTGCAAGCTGGCCACCCTGGCCAAGGTGTTCAACGCCGCTACGACACCCAACCACCGGGCGCTCGCGGACGCACGCGCCACGGTCGACGTCCTGCACGGCATGCTCGAACGGCTGGGCGGGCTCGGTGTCCACACCCTGGAGGAGCTGCAGTCCTTCTCCGGCAGGGTGTCCACGGCCCAACGGCGGAAGCGCCACCTGGCCGAAGGTCTTCCCCACGCCCCGGGTGTCTATCTCTTCCGGGACGACCAGCAACGCGTGCTCTACGTCGGCACCTCACGGGATCTGCGCACCCGGGTTCGCTCCTACTTCACAGCCTCGGAGACACGGAGCCGGATGGGCGAGATGGTCGGGCTCGCGACCGAGGTCGTCGGGATC
The genomic region above belongs to Nocardioides coralli and contains:
- a CDS encoding C40 family peptidase, translating into MFNGRKRLISAVLGISFAAAVGLVPGAAQAEPEIEDVKERVDRLYHEAEAAQERYHDIKLELDELERDLTSLEADQKRQDRALEAARTEVRDSVIRQYQGESMSAVSEVFVSEDPGAFLDQLSTMTSYSDLQSQLFSAYAREAKALHLREGATRGRLDEIAAAEKKLAAEKKTVDEKLAEAKEVLSRLEAEERERLTTSRSQTRVPDVPVSGRAGVAVNYALAQVGDAYVYGAAGPDAYDCSGLTMRAWGAAGVSLPHSSSAQYSSGPRVAASALQPGDLVFYYNPISHVGIYIGNGQIVHAANPSTGVETAGLHSMPYTGAVRPG